One genomic window of Paraburkholderia phytofirmans PsJN includes the following:
- a CDS encoding c-type cytochrome: protein MNILSRSCLAACAVFVLAASTAHAEPEPTALVDQQHCMFCHTRDAPFLAPSFQQIAERYRNVPDAQFMLEHKLRLGGKAHWGDMAMPLPADRGGPLSAEDAHTLVQWVLSQ from the coding sequence TTGAACATCCTATCCCGAAGCTGCCTGGCGGCATGTGCCGTCTTTGTGCTGGCTGCCTCCACCGCGCACGCGGAGCCGGAGCCGACCGCGTTAGTCGACCAGCAGCATTGCATGTTTTGCCACACGCGCGATGCGCCGTTCCTCGCGCCGTCGTTCCAGCAGATCGCCGAGCGCTACCGCAATGTGCCCGACGCGCAGTTCATGCTGGAGCACAAGCTGCGCCTCGGCGGCAAAGCGCATTGGGGCGACATGGCGATGCCGTTACCCGCTGATCGCGGCGGCCCGTTGTCGGCAGAAGATGCGCACACGCTGGTGCAATGGGTCCTGAGTCAATGA
- a CDS encoding DUF3564 domain-containing protein, translated as MRLTVHLDTFDRAHPMAFAILWLDKDTRQWSREGHQGLDLPEWGMLHVDCGNTLVCGPDGSAPVCVLEGLDLNDAEGPFEGETGRAQWCAERGRDLMSGHWHVQCIDTDQIAPEHGLFAAGNDR; from the coding sequence ATGCGCCTCACCGTCCACCTCGACACGTTCGACCGTGCCCATCCGATGGCATTTGCAATCCTGTGGCTCGACAAGGACACCCGGCAATGGTCCCGCGAAGGCCATCAAGGTCTTGATCTCCCTGAATGGGGCATGCTGCATGTGGATTGCGGCAATACGCTTGTATGCGGCCCGGACGGCTCGGCGCCGGTTTGCGTGCTCGAAGGGCTCGATCTGAACGACGCTGAAGGGCCGTTCGAGGGCGAGACCGGACGTGCCCAATGGTGCGCGGAACGCGGCCGCGACCTGATGTCCGGCCACTGGCACGTGCAATGTATCGACACCGATCAGATCGCGCCGGAACACGGTCTTTTTGCCGCCGGGAATGACAGGTGA
- a CDS encoding chaperone modulator CbpM: MTTYLQGHIVDESIEFTLVELSQVSGASEEELTLWVSEGVFEPKGERPQEWRFSGAALQRVRTAQRLARDFEINPPGVALVLDLLDEIDSLRSRAKRLRGG; this comes from the coding sequence ATGACGACCTATCTGCAAGGGCACATTGTCGATGAAAGCATCGAGTTCACCCTTGTTGAACTGAGCCAGGTGAGCGGGGCATCGGAGGAGGAATTGACGCTTTGGGTGTCCGAAGGCGTGTTTGAGCCGAAGGGCGAGCGGCCCCAAGAGTGGCGCTTCAGCGGCGCGGCGCTGCAGCGCGTGCGGACCGCACAGAGACTGGCACGCGACTTTGAAATAAATCCCCCTGGCGTGGCCCTGGTGCTCGATCTGCTCGACGAGATAGATTCATTGCGCTCGCGTGCGAAGCGTCTTCGTGGCGGCTAG
- a CDS encoding DnaJ C-terminal domain-containing protein translates to MKYKDYYQTLNVERNASQEDVKRSYRKLARKYHPDVSKLPDAEDQFKELGEAYDVLGDPEKRAAYDRMGSEWRNGEDFEPPPNWDEGFEFRGAGNDAGGQPDFHDIFERMFGGAHGAHTRQRPANARGEDHHAKVLIDLEDSYRGAQRSISLQVPVMDAQGHVSLETRTLNVTIPKGIRAGQHLRLSGQGGAGTTPGTAGDLYLEVAFREHPRFQVDGRDVSLELPVAPWEAALGAQIAVPTPDGSVEMTVPAGSAGGRRLRLKGKGVPASPPGDLYVILNIVLPPADSDSAKAAYGAMQQAFNFDPRAHFYR, encoded by the coding sequence ATGAAATACAAAGACTACTACCAGACGCTGAATGTCGAGCGCAACGCGTCTCAGGAAGACGTCAAGCGTTCATATAGGAAGCTTGCCCGGAAATACCATCCCGACGTCAGCAAGCTCCCGGACGCAGAAGATCAGTTCAAGGAGTTGGGTGAAGCCTACGACGTGCTCGGAGATCCTGAGAAGCGCGCGGCTTACGACCGCATGGGGAGCGAGTGGCGCAACGGCGAGGATTTTGAACCGCCACCGAACTGGGACGAAGGCTTCGAATTCCGCGGCGCGGGCAACGACGCCGGCGGACAACCCGACTTTCACGATATTTTCGAAAGGATGTTTGGTGGAGCGCATGGCGCGCATACGCGGCAGCGACCTGCCAATGCGCGCGGCGAGGACCATCACGCGAAGGTGCTCATCGATCTGGAAGATAGCTATCGCGGCGCCCAGCGCTCGATTTCGCTGCAGGTGCCGGTGATGGATGCGCAAGGGCATGTTTCGCTGGAAACCCGTACGCTCAATGTCACCATTCCGAAGGGGATTCGCGCGGGCCAGCACTTGCGTCTAAGCGGCCAGGGTGGCGCAGGCACCACGCCTGGGACGGCGGGTGATCTGTACCTGGAAGTCGCCTTTCGCGAACACCCGCGTTTTCAGGTGGACGGTCGCGACGTCTCGCTCGAATTGCCGGTTGCACCGTGGGAAGCGGCTCTCGGCGCACAGATTGCCGTGCCTACGCCAGACGGCTCGGTCGAGATGACGGTGCCCGCGGGTTCCGCCGGCGGCAGACGCTTGCGGCTTAAAGGCAAGGGTGTCCCGGCCAGTCCACCGGGCGATCTCTATGTGATCCTTAATATCGTGCTGCCGCCGGCGGATAGCGATAGTGCTAAAGCGGCTTACGGCGCGATGCAGCAAGCCTTCAACTTCGACCCGCGTGCGCATTTCTATCGGTGA